The Persephonella hydrogeniphila region TGTTTAAGCTTGTCTTCTGTTTTTGCATTAATGCCAAAACTGAGACCTGCTATGAATATAAGTAAGATACCTGCAACAAGAGACAGTCTGCTTTTCATTACCTTTTCTCCCGATAGAATATTATTTACAATTCATTATCTCAAAGAACAGTTTTTATTTCAAAAATATATAATCTGTTCTGCTAAAATATAAACAAAAAAGCAAGGAGCATTAATGGGAAGATTAAGATTTTTGAATGCCGGAGAATCCCACGGACCAGCCCTTACTGCAATAATAGAAGGTATACCTTCAAATCTGAAAGTTTCTTCTGAGTATATAAATAAAGAGCTTCTTAGAAGACAGTCAGGCTACGGCCGTGGGGGAAGAATGAAAATTGAAAAAGACAGAGTTGAAATACTGTCAGGGGTACGTTTTGGTTATACCCTTGGTTCTCCTATAACACTGATGGTAAAAAATAAAGACTGGGAAAACTGGAAAGATATTATGGCTGTGGAAGGACAGCCTGTAGAAAAGAGAGAAATATTTAATCCAAGACCGGGACATGCAGATCTGTCTGGAGGAATAAAGTACGGTTTCTATGACCTGAGGAATGTTCTTGAGAGAGCATCAGCAAGAGAAACGACGACGAGAGTTGCTGTTGGAGCTGTGTGTAAACAGCTATTAGAAGATGTAGGTATAAAAATCGGGAGCTATGTTGTTTCCATAGGAGATATCTCTGTTAGAGATGAGATAGAAGGTATTCCTTTAGAGGAAAGGTTTGAAAGGGCAGAAAAATCAGAAGTAAGAACTCCTTTCCCTGAAGAGGATGAAAAATTCAAAAAACTTATTGATCTGGCAAGGGAAGAGGGAGAGAGCCTTGGAGGTATATTTGAAGTTTTTGCCACAGGTGTTCCTGTGGGCTTAGGCAGTTATGTTCAGTGGGATAGAAGATTAGATGGAAGAATCGCTCAGGCGATGATGAGTATCCAGGCTATGAAAGGGGTTGAGATAGGGGAAGGTTTTAAACTTGCTGAAAAATTTGGTTCTCAGGCTCATGATGAGATTTTTTATGATCCAAAGAAAGGTTTTTATCACAAGACAAACAGGGCAGGTGGAATAGAAGGGGGAATGACAAACGGGGAACCTATTATAGTTAGAGTAGCTATGAAACCTATACCTACTTTGATGAAGAAAAAATCATTAAAGTCGGTAAATATAAAAACTAAAGAGCCTTTCCTTGCGGCAAAAGAAAGATCTGATGTGACTGCTGTTCCTGCAGCTGCTGTTGTAGGGGAAGCTATGCTTGCATTTGTTTTAACAGATGCTATTCTGGAAAAGTTTGGAAATGATAACTGGTTGGAAATAAAAGAGAGGATAAAAAAATACAGAGAGTATACACGGCAGTTTTAGTTTACACCAGATATAAAATTCTGATATAATAATCAGAGTTTGTGAAATCCGAATACTCTTAAACGGAGGCTGCTTTGGAAGGGCTTTACATCCACCATATACTTTATGCTGTAGTTGCTTTGGTTTTTGTACCTTTACTGTTTGCTGTATTTGCAAAAAAACCTTCTTTGATCCCTACACCTGTGCAGAATTTATTTGAAATGTATATAGAGTTTGTCGACAATATGCTAAAAGAACAGATGGGTAAAGAAGGGAGAAAGTTCTTTCCACTTGTTGCAGGCCTAGGTCTTTTTATATTCACAGGAAACCTTATGGGGATGATACCTGGATTTGAGTCTTATACTGCAAATATAAACACAACTCTTGCACTTGCTCTTATGGTATTTTTCCTTTATAACTATCTTGGATTTAAGAAACACGGAATATCCTACATAAAGCATTTTATGGGACCTATACCTGCTGCAGCACCGATATTCTTTATTATAGAAGTGATTTCCCATATAAGCAGACCTATAACACTTGCTCTCCGTCTTTTTGCTAATATGACAGGAGGAGAGCTTATAACTGTTGTTCTTATAATGCTTATTCCCCTTCTTGTACCTTTACCTATTATGGTTGTCCACCTGATTGCTGTTTTTCTCCAGACATACGTATTTATGATTCTTACTACAGTTTATATAGCCGGAGCTCTAACTGAGGAAGCCCATTAAGGAGATTGATTGATGGAAATAAAGAAAATAGTTGTTTGTGTAGATCTAACGCCTCTTTCATTAAAAGCCCTTGAGTGGGCAAAATCTCTAAGTGAAAAATACGGAGCTGAACTTGTTGTTTTTCACGAGATGGAAGATGTGTACACAATGATAAACACTTCAGCATCCTTTGGTATGCCTGCATCTCCAGATCTGAAAGAGCAGGCTGAAAAAAATGTTGTTGATAAGCTAACTCCCCTGTTAAAGGATATAGAAGGTAAATATAGACTGCTTATAGAGGCAAAGGGTAAAACAGTAGACAGACTTGTTGATGTTGTCAGAGAGGAAAATCCTGATCTGACTGTAATAACTATTGATTACGAAAGGGATGTACCTAAGCTGGACTCTCAAATTTTAGTAATAAAATAAAAACAGAAGGAGGTTTTTACAGTAATGAAGAAATACTCTACAGTCTTCTTGATGCTCTTTATGGTTGCAGGAGCTCTCTCAGCTGCTTTCGCAGGTGATGGTTCAGACATGCTTGCAAAAGCAGTATTCTACGGCGGAGTTGCTATAGGTGCTGGAGTTGCTATAGGTGCTGCTGCTGGAGGTGGTGCTGCTGGACTGGGTAATGCAATCAGGGGAGTTCTTGAAGGAATGGCAAGAAACCCTAATATGGGTGGTAAGCTCCTTACAACTATGTTTATCGGTATGGCGCTTATAGAAACATTTGTTCTTTATGGGCTGCTTATAGCTATTATCTTCATCTTTACAGGTATATTTGACGCTAAATTCCTTGGACACTAATAAAGTTTTATAGGAGATTTAAATAATTGGGAGCGTGCATACTTTATGTACGCTCTTTTATTTTTTAAGGAGGTAAGACAATGCCAGAAAAAATAAAAAACAGGCTTTCAAATAAAAAAAGGAAAAGAACATCTGGATTTTTAGCAAGGAAAAGGACTAAATCAGGTAGAAAAATCCTTGCAAGAAGAAGGGCTAAAGGCAGAAAAAGATTAGCTGCCTGATCTATGGAAACTTTAAAGAGTCCTTATATTAGAAGCCTTCTGAAAGAAGGCCGTCTTATAAAAACAGACTATATGATAGCTCTTTTCAGAAAAAATAATCTGGGGAGACCCAGATTTGCCTTTATTATCTCAAGGAAGTTTTCAAAGAAGGCTGTAGACAGAAATCGGACTAAAAGGATAATAAAAGAAGCTTTAAGGCTGTATGGTGAAACTTTAAAAAATATGGGATATGATATAGCTTTGATTCCCAAAAAAAATATTTTAGGAAAGAAAACTCAAGATCTGTACAGAGATATAAAACTTATAGAAAAAAAACTGGAAGAAGATGCTGAAAAAATTGCTGATTAAGGCTTTGAAATTGTATCAGAAAATCATTTCTCCACTTTATCCTGCAAGCTGTAGGTATTACCCTTCCTGTTCCCAGTACAGCATAGAAGCTGTTGAAAAATACGGTATAGTAAAAGGGAGTATTAAGGCATTATGGCGGATCTTACGATGCAATCCCTTTTCCAGAGGTGGTATTGATAAACCATAAGAGAGGTAACATATGAATCAGGAAAATGATCTTCAGAAAAGAATGTTAATATTTTTTGTTGTTGTTGCTGTTTTAATGATAGGATTTTCGGCAGTAAGTTCGTTCTTTTTTACAGGTGAAAACAAAGCCACCGTAAAACAGGAAGTAGCTGAGAAAACGCAAACTGCTGAAAAAACCGAATCTCCAAAAAACACCGATGTTAAAAATCAGGAAAAAACTCCTCAGGTACTGTACAGTACAGGAGGAAGCTATAATCTACTGCTTGGTAGTAGAAGAGTAAATGCTGATAATCTACAGGATCTGGTCTCGGTAAAAACAGATTTTGGAGAGGTAAAAATATCTAAGGTTGGAGGAAGAATTGTATCTATCTATATAGACAGATACAAAATCGATATAATCAGTGATTTTTCAAAAAGAAACAGGATTTTTCCCACTGAAATTATAACTACTGATCCTCAGATGACAGAGTTTGTTAATTTTAGCAGGTATGATTTCAGAAAAGATGGAAATAGGCTTATCTTTACTCTCAAAAAAAATGGAATAAGGGTAGAAAAAGAGTTTATTATAGATGGTTCAATATTCCTGTTGAATATAAAAACTGAAGGACTTGAAAAACTTGGACTCTCGGTTGTAAATGGAATTACACTTGAAGAAGCAGGGAAGGTTTTTGGACATTCCGGTGCTGTTATCAAAACAGATAAAGAACTTATAAAAATTGATCAGGATATAGAAAGGGAGCAAATAATAAGAGGAAATATTCTCTGGGCTGGAGAGGAAAACAAGTATTTTATACAGATGCTTGCAACAAAAACAGGTTTTACAGCGACACATATTATTCCTGTAGCTAAGGAAAAAACTGTTGTTCTGTCTGAAATACCTCCGAGTATAAACGGATTTTTCTTTGGAGGACCAAAACTTTACTCTTTACTTGAAAATTTAACAGATAAGTACAAAAAAGAATGGGGTAAAGATCTATCCCTGCAGGACACAGTAGATTTTGGTATTTTCGGTATACTTGGAAAACCTCTTTTTATAGTCCTCCATTTCTTCTACAACTACACGCATAACTGGGGAGTGGCAATAATTCTGCTTACAGTTCTGATAAGAATAATCTTTTTCCCTCTGAACCATAAAAGTTTAAAAGCTATGAAAAAAATGGCAGATCTTGCCCCAGAGATCAAAAAACTTCAGAAAAAATACAAAGATGATCCTCAGAAATTACAGCAGGAGATGATGAAACTGTACGCTGAGCATGGGGCAAATCCTATGTCTGGCTGTCTCCCTATAATTGTTCAGATTCCTGTGTTTATAGCACTTTATAATGTGCTTATGGTTACTGTTGAACT contains the following coding sequences:
- the aroC gene encoding chorismate synthase; translated protein: MGRLRFLNAGESHGPALTAIIEGIPSNLKVSSEYINKELLRRQSGYGRGGRMKIEKDRVEILSGVRFGYTLGSPITLMVKNKDWENWKDIMAVEGQPVEKREIFNPRPGHADLSGGIKYGFYDLRNVLERASARETTTRVAVGAVCKQLLEDVGIKIGSYVVSIGDISVRDEIEGIPLEERFERAEKSEVRTPFPEEDEKFKKLIDLAREEGESLGGIFEVFATGVPVGLGSYVQWDRRLDGRIAQAMMSIQAMKGVEIGEGFKLAEKFGSQAHDEIFYDPKKGFYHKTNRAGGIEGGMTNGEPIIVRVAMKPIPTLMKKKSLKSVNIKTKEPFLAAKERSDVTAVPAAAVVGEAMLAFVLTDAILEKFGNDNWLEIKERIKKYREYTRQF
- the atpB gene encoding F0F1 ATP synthase subunit A, which encodes MEGLYIHHILYAVVALVFVPLLFAVFAKKPSLIPTPVQNLFEMYIEFVDNMLKEQMGKEGRKFFPLVAGLGLFIFTGNLMGMIPGFESYTANINTTLALALMVFFLYNYLGFKKHGISYIKHFMGPIPAAAPIFFIIEVISHISRPITLALRLFANMTGGELITVVLIMLIPLLVPLPIMVVHLIAVFLQTYVFMILTTVYIAGALTEEAH
- a CDS encoding universal stress protein, whose product is MEIKKIVVCVDLTPLSLKALEWAKSLSEKYGAELVVFHEMEDVYTMINTSASFGMPASPDLKEQAEKNVVDKLTPLLKDIEGKYRLLIEAKGKTVDRLVDVVREENPDLTVITIDYERDVPKLDSQILVIK
- the rpmH gene encoding 50S ribosomal protein L34, whose product is MPEKIKNRLSNKKRKRTSGFLARKRTKSGRKILARRRAKGRKRLAA
- the rnpA gene encoding ribonuclease P protein component; translated protein: METLKSPYIRSLLKEGRLIKTDYMIALFRKNNLGRPRFAFIISRKFSKKAVDRNRTKRIIKEALRLYGETLKNMGYDIALIPKKNILGKKTQDLYRDIKLIEKKLEEDAEKIAD
- the yidD gene encoding membrane protein insertion efficiency factor YidD, with protein sequence MLKKLLIKALKLYQKIISPLYPASCRYYPSCSQYSIEAVEKYGIVKGSIKALWRILRCNPFSRGGIDKP
- the yidC gene encoding membrane protein insertase YidC; translation: MNQENDLQKRMLIFFVVVAVLMIGFSAVSSFFFTGENKATVKQEVAEKTQTAEKTESPKNTDVKNQEKTPQVLYSTGGSYNLLLGSRRVNADNLQDLVSVKTDFGEVKISKVGGRIVSIYIDRYKIDIISDFSKRNRIFPTEIITTDPQMTEFVNFSRYDFRKDGNRLIFTLKKNGIRVEKEFIIDGSIFLLNIKTEGLEKLGLSVVNGITLEEAGKVFGHSGAVIKTDKELIKIDQDIEREQIIRGNILWAGEENKYFIQMLATKTGFTATHIIPVAKEKTVVLSEIPPSINGFFFGGPKLYSLLENLTDKYKKEWGKDLSLQDTVDFGIFGILGKPLFIVLHFFYNYTHNWGVAIILLTVLIRIIFFPLNHKSLKAMKKMADLAPEIKKLQKKYKDDPQKLQQEMMKLYAEHGANPMSGCLPIIVQIPVFIALYNVLMVTVELKNAPFMLWITDLSSKDPYYILPILMGLSMVAQQWITPSSDKNQKMIMYIMAAVFTFMFMNFPSGLVLYWLTNNILGLLQSYFINKKIGRYEKK